One genomic window of Roseateles sp. DAIF2 includes the following:
- a CDS encoding trans-aconitate 2-methyltransferase, with protein MSLLLTWPLPALFSWGAAWLLFMGLTPPLGALPALLLAALAGLALSLLQTQRWRRLIVAAGFPASLLASGLGAALPAWVWLLPLALLALAYPQRSWRDAPLFPTPAGALDELAAIAPLPEGAPVLDAGCGLGHGLRALRRAYPRARLEGVEWSPLLARLAAWSCPWARVWRGDMWAADWRAYRMVYLFQRPESMPQALAKARAELGSGCWLVSLDFELEGCEPLTRLPAGRHELWVYRWP; from the coding sequence TTGAGCCTGCTTCTGACCTGGCCGCTGCCCGCGCTGTTCAGCTGGGGCGCGGCCTGGCTGCTTTTCATGGGCCTGACGCCGCCCCTGGGTGCGCTGCCGGCGCTGCTGCTGGCGGCCCTGGCGGGCCTGGCCTTAAGCCTGCTGCAGACGCAGCGCTGGCGCCGGCTGATCGTCGCGGCCGGCTTCCCGGCCTCGCTGCTGGCCAGCGGCCTGGGCGCGGCGCTGCCGGCCTGGGTCTGGCTGCTGCCGCTGGCTCTGCTGGCCCTGGCCTATCCGCAGCGCAGCTGGCGCGACGCCCCGCTGTTTCCGACCCCGGCCGGCGCGCTGGACGAGCTGGCCGCGATCGCCCCGCTGCCCGAGGGTGCGCCGGTGCTGGACGCCGGCTGCGGCCTCGGCCATGGCCTGCGCGCGCTGCGCCGCGCCTACCCGCGGGCGAGGCTGGAGGGCGTCGAATGGAGCCCGCTGCTGGCGCGGCTGGCCGCCTGGTCCTGCCCCTGGGCGCGGGTCTGGCGCGGCGACATGTGGGCGGCGGACTGGCGCGCCTACCGCATGGTCTATCTGTTCCAGCGCCCGGAGTCGATGCCGCAGGCGCTGGCCAAGGCGCGCGCCGAGCTGGGCTCCGGCTGCTGGCTGGTCAGCCTGGACTTCGAACTGGAGGGCTGCGAGCCGCTGACCCGACTGCCGGCAGGACGTCACGAGCTGTGGGTCTACCGCTGGCCCTGA
- the motA gene encoding flagellar motor stator protein MotA: MFVLIGWLIAMACIFGVFIAHGGNIGVVMKALPFEMTTIFGAAFGAMLATNPPKVMKATMKGLGQCFKGSKYTKARYMELLALLYDILQKARKEGLMSIEKDVEDPHSSALFQKYPAVGNDHHVTEFITDYLRMMVSGNLNAHEIESLMDSEIETHHHEAHAAVQAIQRLAGGLPAFGIVAAVLGVVNTMGSVGQPPAVLGGMIGSALVGTFLGILLAYAFAEPLAGLLEAKVDEGSKELQCIKTTLLASMQGYAPQVAIEFGRKVLYSTERPTFVELEGHVKGKK, from the coding sequence ATGTTTGTCCTGATCGGGTGGCTGATCGCCATGGCTTGCATCTTCGGGGTGTTCATCGCCCACGGGGGCAATATCGGCGTCGTGATGAAGGCGCTGCCGTTCGAGATGACCACCATCTTCGGCGCCGCCTTCGGCGCGATGCTGGCGACCAACCCGCCCAAGGTGATGAAGGCCACGATGAAGGGCCTGGGCCAATGCTTCAAGGGCAGCAAGTACACCAAGGCGCGCTATATGGAGCTGCTGGCGCTGCTCTACGACATCCTGCAGAAGGCCCGCAAGGAGGGCCTGATGTCGATCGAAAAGGATGTCGAGGACCCGCACAGCTCGGCGCTGTTCCAGAAATACCCGGCGGTCGGCAACGACCACCATGTGACCGAGTTCATCACCGACTACCTGCGCATGATGGTCTCGGGCAATCTGAATGCCCATGAGATCGAGTCGCTGATGGACAGCGAGATCGAGACCCATCACCACGAGGCCCATGCCGCGGTGCAGGCCATCCAGCGCCTGGCCGGCGGCCTGCCGGCCTTCGGCATCGTGGCCGCGGTGCTGGGCGTGGTGAACACCATGGGCTCGGTGGGCCAGCCGCCAGCGGTGCTGGGCGGCATGATCGGCTCGGCCCTGGTCGGTACCTTCCTGGGCATTCTGCTGGCCTATGCCTTCGCCGAGCCGCTGGCCGGCCTGCTGGAGGCCAAGGTGGACGAGGGCAGCAAGGAGCTGCAGTGCATCAAGACCACCCTGCTGGCCTCGATGCAGGGCTATGCGCCGCAGGTCGCGATCGAATTCGGCCGCAAGGTGCTGTACTCTACCGAGCGGCCCACCTTCGTCGAGCTTGAGGGCCATGTGAAGGGCAAGAAGTAA
- the motB gene encoding flagellar motor protein MotB, with translation MAGDAKKLQPIIIKRIKKGGHAAHGGAWKIAYADFVTAMMAFFLLMWLLGSTTEGDKKGIAEYFASPLKVAMSGGSGSGDASHVIKGGGQDLTRQTGQVKSGEVEARRHTVNLRALKEEQRRAERTRLQQLKAKVEDVLANNPRLANLGGQIRLDMTKEGLRIQIVDENNRPMFDSGSAIVKPYMRELLRELGAVLTEVPNRLTLEGHTDAQAFSSGDRGYSNWELSADRANASRRELVAGGLPEARMLRVQGLASSKLLDDKQPESPMNRRISIIVMNRDAVDAVLKNLPDDETETAPETPVSSASSP, from the coding sequence ATGGCCGGCGACGCGAAGAAACTCCAGCCCATCATCATCAAGCGCATCAAGAAGGGCGGCCATGCCGCCCATGGTGGCGCCTGGAAGATCGCCTATGCCGACTTCGTGACGGCGATGATGGCCTTCTTCCTGCTGATGTGGCTGCTGGGCTCCACCACCGAGGGCGACAAGAAGGGCATCGCCGAGTACTTCGCCTCGCCGCTGAAGGTGGCGATGTCGGGCGGCTCCGGTTCCGGCGACGCCTCCCATGTGATCAAGGGCGGCGGCCAGGATCTGACGCGCCAGACCGGCCAGGTCAAGTCCGGCGAGGTCGAGGCGCGCCGCCACACGGTCAACCTGCGCGCGCTGAAGGAAGAGCAGCGCCGTGCCGAGCGCACCCGGCTGCAGCAGCTGAAGGCCAAGGTCGAGGACGTGCTGGCCAACAACCCGCGCCTGGCCAACCTGGGCGGCCAGATCCGCCTGGACATGACCAAGGAGGGCCTGCGCATCCAGATCGTCGATGAGAACAACCGTCCGATGTTCGACAGCGGCAGCGCGATCGTGAAGCCCTATATGCGTGAACTCCTGCGCGAACTCGGCGCGGTCTTGACGGAAGTGCCGAATAGGCTCACGCTGGAAGGTCATACTGATGCCCAAGCGTTCTCGTCCGGGGATCGTGGCTACAGCAACTGGGAACTTTCGGCCGACCGGGCCAACGCCTCGCGGCGCGAACTGGTGGCCGGCGGCCTGCCCGAGGCCCGCATGCTGCGGGTCCAGGGCCTGGCCTCCAGCAAGCTGTTGGACGACAAGCAACCCGAGAGCCCGATGAACCGCCGCATCAGCATCATTGTGATGAACCGGGATGCCGTGGATGCGGTCTTGAAGAATCTGCCGGATGACGAAACCGAAACTGCGCCGGAAACGCCGGTCAGTTCGGCCTCAAGTCCCTGA
- the cheY gene encoding chemotaxis response regulator CheY, translated as MSTDMKFLVVDDFSTMRRIVRGLLKEIGYNNVEEAEDGVEALNMLKNAKFDFVVSDINMPNMTGFELLKAIKDDPNLKHLPVLMVTAEARKEDIVLAAQTGAAGYIVKPFTKATLEEKVQKIMQKLAAAA; from the coding sequence ATGAGCACTGATATGAAATTCCTGGTTGTTGACGACTTCTCCACCATGCGCCGCATCGTGCGTGGCCTGCTCAAGGAGATCGGCTACAACAACGTCGAAGAGGCCGAGGACGGTGTCGAGGCCCTGAACATGCTCAAGAACGCCAAGTTCGACTTCGTGGTCAGCGACATCAACATGCCGAACATGACCGGCTTCGAGCTGCTCAAGGCGATCAAGGACGACCCCAACCTGAAGCACCTGCCGGTGCTGATGGTGACGGCCGAGGCCCGCAAGGAAGACATCGTGCTGGCCGCCCAGACGGGTGCGGCCGGCTATATCGTCAAGCCCTTCACCAAGGCGACGCTGGAGGAAAAGGTCCAGAAGATCATGCAGAAACTGGCCGCCGCGGCTTGA
- a CDS encoding protein phosphatase CheZ, which produces MHAEQQFVQLGSGSEPLMVSPEVFQQLGTITRVLHDTMQQLGVMPKLQTATDGLPDARSRLTYIANKTAEAANKVLNSVDQAKAEHAHISQATNEMAKAIMADPVKAVASGAVFNFVKEVEKSTSHIDQHLTDIMMAQDFHDLTGQVVAKVVTLANDLEDSLVKLLVQVVPPDQREKVDPNILQGPVVNAEGRTDVVTNQGEVDDLLASLGF; this is translated from the coding sequence ATGCATGCAGAGCAACAATTCGTCCAACTGGGCAGCGGCAGCGAGCCGCTGATGGTCTCGCCCGAGGTGTTTCAGCAACTGGGCACCATCACCCGCGTGCTACATGACACGATGCAGCAACTGGGCGTGATGCCCAAGCTGCAGACCGCCACCGACGGCCTGCCCGACGCGCGCAGCCGCCTGACCTATATCGCCAACAAGACCGCCGAGGCCGCCAACAAGGTGTTGAACTCGGTCGACCAGGCCAAGGCCGAGCACGCCCATATCTCCCAGGCGACCAACGAGATGGCCAAGGCCATCATGGCCGACCCGGTCAAGGCGGTGGCCAGCGGCGCGGTGTTCAACTTCGTCAAGGAAGTGGAGAAGTCCACCTCCCATATCGACCAGCACCTGACCGACATCATGATGGCCCAGGACTTCCACGACCTGACCGGCCAGGTGGTGGCCAAGGTCGTGACCCTGGCCAACGACCTGGAGGACAGCCTGGTCAAGCTGCTGGTCCAGGTGGTGCCGCCGGACCAGCGCGAGAAGGTCGACCCCAACATCCTGCAGGGCCCGGTGGTCAATGCCGAAGGCCGCACCGATGTGGTGACCAACCAGGGCGAGGTCGACGACCTGCTGGCATCGCTGGGCTTCTGA
- a CDS encoding flagellar biosynthesis protein FlhB: MADQDAQDRNLPASAKKIERSRAEGQVPRSRDLGHFAMMAVGGGLLAALSPQAVDWLQQLLVSSLRFDAQQLATPGIMTTRLADLALRGLLVILGVGLTLAAVAIAANLALGGWNWTFKPLAPKFSNINPLTGFARLFQWAHLGQALKACLLALVLGVVGAMVLKDRVATYIGIMSVPLPAAIAYAGQQLMGGLALLGIALALFAVIDVPLQYQLYLRRLRMSREEVKQEMKEIEGNLEIKAKIKAKMREMAKRRMLAAVPTADLVVMNPTHYAVALKYEEGQMAAPKVVAKGADLLAMKIRDLAKESKVPVLQSPMLARALYAHAELDREIPAALFAAVAQVLAYVYQLKASLTMRGVPAPSFVPDANVPPELDPHNKTPTPEDEA, from the coding sequence ATGGCCGACCAAGACGCACAAGACAGGAACTTACCGGCCTCAGCCAAGAAGATCGAGAGATCTCGGGCCGAGGGCCAGGTGCCGCGCTCGCGTGATCTGGGCCATTTCGCGATGATGGCGGTCGGCGGCGGCCTGCTGGCCGCCCTCAGCCCGCAGGCGGTCGACTGGTTGCAGCAGCTGCTGGTCTCCAGCCTGCGCTTCGACGCCCAACAGCTCGCCACGCCCGGCATCATGACCACCCGCCTGGCCGACCTGGCGCTGCGCGGCCTGCTGGTGATCCTGGGCGTCGGCCTGACCCTGGCCGCGGTGGCGATCGCCGCCAACCTGGCTCTGGGCGGCTGGAACTGGACCTTCAAGCCGCTGGCGCCAAAGTTCTCCAACATCAACCCGCTGACCGGCTTCGCCCGGCTGTTCCAGTGGGCGCATCTGGGCCAGGCGCTGAAGGCCTGCCTGCTGGCCCTGGTGCTGGGTGTGGTCGGCGCGATGGTGCTGAAGGACCGGGTCGCGACCTATATCGGCATCATGTCGGTGCCGCTGCCCGCCGCGATCGCCTATGCCGGCCAGCAGCTGATGGGCGGCCTGGCCCTGCTGGGCATCGCGCTGGCGCTGTTCGCGGTGATCGACGTGCCGCTGCAGTACCAGCTCTACCTGCGTCGCCTGCGCATGTCGCGCGAGGAAGTGAAGCAGGAGATGAAGGAGATCGAGGGCAACCTCGAGATCAAGGCCAAGATCAAGGCCAAGATGCGCGAGATGGCCAAGCGCCGCATGCTGGCCGCGGTGCCCACGGCCGATCTGGTCGTGATGAACCCGACCCACTATGCGGTGGCGCTGAAGTACGAGGAAGGCCAGATGGCCGCGCCCAAGGTCGTGGCCAAGGGCGCTGACCTGCTGGCGATGAAGATCCGCGACCTGGCCAAGGAATCCAAGGTGCCGGTGCTGCAGTCGCCGATGCTGGCGCGCGCCCTGTACGCCCATGCCGAGCTGGACCGCGAGATCCCGGCCGCCCTGTTCGCCGCCGTGGCCCAGGTGCTGGCCTATGTCTACCAGCTGAAGGCCTCGCTGACGATGCGCGGCGTGCCCGCGCCCAGCTTCGTGCCGGATGCCAATGTGCCGCCGGAGCTGGACCCGCACAACAAGACCCCGACCCCGGAGGATGAGGCATGA
- the flhA gene encoding flagellar biosynthesis protein FlhA — translation MNGLIAQLQTLLGPRAGVLAALGAPIGVLLVLSMMVLPLPPFVLDLLFTVNIALAVMVMMVASHMVRPLDFAAFPTVLLLTTLMRLSLNVASTRVVLLEGHTGTGAAGKVIEAFGHFLIGGNFAVGLIVFAILVVINFIVVTKGAERIAEVGARFTLDAMPGKQMAVDADLNAGLINEAEAKRRRAELSDEADFFGSMDGASKFVRGDAIAGILILVINIVGGFIIGVAQHGLSAGQAANTYVLLAVGDALVAQVPALLISVAAAMVVSRVGKDKDIGTMIGRQVFGSAKALAITAGVVGALGLIPGMPNLVFLLIASGLGYMAWWQRRREQQTAAAERSKPTAAAAAAAEPNAEASWDDLVPVDTLGLEVGYRLITLVDKNREGDLLSRIKGVRRKFAQEVGFLPPAVHIRDNLELRPSQYRLTLRGAVIGETEAFPGMWLAINPGHASQKLIGTQTTDPAFGLPAVWIEDRQREMAQMAGFTVVDCSTVIATHLSHLMQVHAAKLLGRVETQQLVDHITKQAPQLIEDVIPKMVGIATLQRVLQFLLEEGVHIRDMRSIVESIAENAATVTDPGELARRIRTHIAPAIVQQIYGPVKELDVIALEPELERLVTQALNSPHGAALDPGVADTLARSAAEQSQAQEDRGVPACLLVPDLIRAPMARLLRRAAPRLKVLGHSEIPETHTIRIGSVIGGTA, via the coding sequence ATGAATGGCCTGATTGCACAGCTGCAGACCCTGCTGGGGCCGCGCGCGGGGGTGCTGGCCGCCCTGGGCGCGCCGATCGGCGTGCTGCTGGTGCTGTCGATGATGGTGCTGCCGCTGCCGCCCTTCGTGCTGGACCTGCTGTTCACCGTCAATATCGCGCTGGCGGTGATGGTGATGATGGTGGCGTCGCATATGGTGCGGCCGCTGGACTTCGCGGCCTTCCCGACCGTGCTGCTGCTGACCACCCTGATGCGCCTGTCGCTGAACGTGGCCTCGACCCGCGTCGTGCTGCTGGAGGGCCATACCGGCACCGGCGCGGCCGGCAAGGTGATCGAGGCCTTCGGCCATTTCCTGATCGGCGGCAATTTCGCGGTCGGCCTGATCGTGTTCGCGATCCTGGTCGTGATCAATTTCATCGTCGTGACCAAGGGCGCGGAGCGCATCGCCGAGGTCGGCGCGCGCTTCACCCTGGACGCGATGCCCGGCAAGCAGATGGCGGTGGACGCCGACCTGAACGCCGGCCTGATCAACGAGGCCGAGGCCAAGCGCCGCCGCGCCGAGCTGTCCGACGAAGCGGACTTCTTCGGCTCGATGGACGGTGCCAGCAAGTTCGTGCGTGGCGACGCGATCGCCGGCATCCTGATCCTGGTCATCAACATCGTCGGCGGCTTCATCATCGGCGTGGCCCAGCATGGCCTGTCGGCCGGCCAGGCCGCCAACACCTATGTGCTGCTGGCGGTCGGCGATGCGCTGGTCGCCCAGGTGCCGGCCCTGCTGATCTCGGTGGCGGCCGCGATGGTGGTGTCCCGCGTCGGCAAGGACAAGGACATCGGCACCATGATCGGCCGCCAGGTGTTCGGCTCGGCCAAGGCGCTGGCGATCACCGCCGGCGTGGTCGGCGCGCTGGGCCTGATCCCGGGCATGCCCAATCTGGTGTTCCTGCTGATCGCCTCCGGCCTGGGCTATATGGCCTGGTGGCAGCGCCGGCGCGAACAGCAAACCGCCGCCGCCGAGCGCAGCAAGCCGACGGCCGCCGCGGCGGCCGCGGCCGAGCCGAACGCCGAGGCCAGCTGGGACGACCTGGTGCCGGTCGACACCCTGGGGCTGGAAGTCGGCTACCGCCTGATCACCCTGGTGGACAAGAACCGCGAGGGGGATCTGCTGAGCCGGATCAAGGGGGTTCGCCGCAAGTTCGCGCAGGAAGTCGGCTTCTTGCCGCCGGCCGTGCATATCCGCGACAACCTGGAGCTGCGTCCCAGCCAGTACCGGCTGACCCTGCGCGGCGCCGTCATCGGCGAAACCGAGGCCTTCCCCGGCATGTGGCTGGCGATCAACCCCGGCCATGCCAGCCAGAAGCTGATCGGCACCCAGACCACCGATCCGGCCTTCGGGCTGCCGGCGGTCTGGATCGAGGACCGGCAACGGGAAATGGCGCAAATGGCGGGATTTACCGTCGTTGATTGCTCGACCGTGATTGCCACCCATCTCTCACACTTGATGCAAGTTCACGCGGCCAAGCTCCTAGGCCGGGTGGAGACGCAACAGCTGGTGGACCACATCACCAAGCAGGCCCCGCAACTGATCGAAGACGTGATTCCCAAGATGGTCGGCATCGCAACCTTGCAACGAGTGCTCCAGTTTCTGCTGGAGGAGGGCGTGCACATCCGCGACATGCGTTCCATCGTCGAATCGATCGCCGAGAACGCGGCCACCGTCACCGATCCGGGCGAGCTGGCCCGCCGCATCCGTACCCATATCGCCCCGGCCATCGTGCAGCAGATCTACGGCCCCGTGAAGGAGCTGGACGTGATCGCGCTGGAGCCGGAGCTGGAGCGCCTGGTCACCCAAGCCCTGAATTCGCCCCATGGCGCCGCGCTCGATCCCGGCGTGGCCGACACCCTGGCGCGCAGCGCCGCCGAGCAGAGCCAGGCCCAGGAAGACCGCGGCGTGCCGGCCTGCCTCTTGGTGCCGGACCTGATCCGCGCGCCGATGGCCAGACTGCTGCGCCGCGCTGCACCGCGATTGAAGGTGCTGGGCCACAGCGAAATCCCTGAAACCCACACCATCCGCATCGGCTCGGTGATCGGAGGCACGGCATGA
- the flhF gene encoding flagellar biosynthesis protein FlhF, which yields MNVKRFTARSSREAMALVRQAFGDDAVVLSNKPCREGVEVLAMAPEGMSQIEKVAASAPKVSAPSRVQARPTDNSLGARAARQSPVHFGADAVQDDVQTLAMSTLSFQDYVRERMLKRRQAELSGRTEPSFDTPAPAAEPELPPEGVASLQAARRQRAQSALEAMAPRRAPEPEPVAPAPRRNPPVLRDEIRVNAPAMPDLAAASSRREQQDMMNELRSMKGLIEERFGALAFMEKLQRQPAQAKLTQKLLDAGFSPALVRKLAEGLPTDFKSQAADEGSWAANVLARNLQTDEGPALEEQGGVFALIGSTGVGKTTTTAKIAAAFATRHGAGQLGLITLDAYRVGAHEQLRAYGRILGVPVHTAHDRASLEDLLELLAGKKMVLIDTAGMAQRDTRTAELLDMLSHRSLRKILVLNAAQQGETIEDVAMAWRAQDCMGVVLSKIDEAVKLAPALDTLIRHKLKVLGVTNGQRVPEDWHRLSAPALVQRAMRSASAPAWRVDANDVNLIFAGGPALAAGAAQPSAMGAY from the coding sequence ATGAACGTGAAACGCTTTACCGCCCGCAGCAGCCGCGAGGCCATGGCCCTGGTGCGCCAGGCCTTCGGCGACGATGCCGTGGTGCTGTCGAACAAGCCCTGCCGGGAAGGCGTGGAAGTGCTGGCGATGGCCCCCGAGGGCATGTCGCAGATCGAGAAGGTCGCCGCCAGCGCCCCCAAGGTCAGCGCCCCTAGCCGCGTGCAGGCCCGCCCGACCGACAACTCGCTGGGCGCCCGCGCCGCGCGCCAGTCGCCGGTGCATTTCGGCGCCGACGCGGTGCAGGACGATGTGCAGACCCTGGCGATGAGCACCCTGTCCTTCCAGGACTATGTGCGCGAGCGCATGCTCAAGCGCCGCCAGGCCGAGCTGTCCGGCCGCACCGAACCCAGCTTCGACACCCCGGCCCCTGCCGCCGAGCCCGAGCTGCCGCCCGAGGGCGTGGCCTCGCTGCAGGCCGCGCGCCGCCAGCGCGCCCAGTCCGCGCTGGAAGCGATGGCCCCGCGCCGCGCCCCCGAACCCGAGCCGGTCGCCCCGGCGCCGCGCCGCAACCCGCCGGTGCTGCGCGACGAGATCCGCGTCAACGCGCCCGCGATGCCCGACCTGGCCGCCGCCAGCAGCCGCCGCGAGCAGCAGGACATGATGAACGAGCTGCGCTCGATGAAGGGCCTGATCGAGGAGCGCTTCGGTGCCCTGGCCTTCATGGAGAAGCTGCAGCGCCAGCCGGCCCAGGCCAAGCTGACCCAGAAGCTGTTGGACGCCGGCTTCTCGCCCGCCCTGGTGCGCAAGCTGGCCGAGGGTCTGCCCACCGATTTCAAGAGCCAGGCCGCCGACGAGGGCAGCTGGGCCGCCAATGTGCTGGCGCGCAATCTGCAGACCGACGAGGGCCCGGCCCTGGAAGAGCAGGGCGGCGTGTTCGCGCTGATCGGCTCGACCGGCGTTGGCAAGACCACCACCACCGCCAAGATCGCCGCCGCCTTCGCGACCCGCCACGGTGCCGGCCAGCTGGGCCTGATCACGCTGGACGCCTACCGCGTCGGCGCCCACGAGCAGCTGCGCGCCTACGGCCGCATCCTCGGCGTGCCGGTGCACACCGCCCACGACCGCGCCTCGCTGGAAGACCTGCTGGAGCTGCTGGCCGGCAAAAAGATGGTGCTGATCGACACCGCCGGCATGGCCCAGCGCGACACCCGTACCGCCGAGCTGCTGGACATGCTCTCGCACCGCAGCCTGCGCAAGATCCTGGTGCTGAACGCCGCCCAGCAGGGCGAGACCATCGAGGATGTCGCGATGGCCTGGCGCGCCCAGGACTGCATGGGCGTCGTGCTCTCCAAGATCGACGAGGCCGTCAAGCTGGCCCCGGCACTGGACACCCTGATCCGCCACAAGCTGAAGGTGCTGGGCGTGACCAACGGCCAGCGCGTGCCCGAGGACTGGCACCGCCTGTCCGCCCCGGCCCTGGTGCAGCGCGCGATGCGCAGCGCCTCGGCCCCGGCCTGGCGCGTCGATGCCAACGATGTGAACCTGATCTTCGCCGGCGGCCCCGCGCTTGCCGCCGGTGCCGCCCAGCCTTCGGCGATGGGCGCCTACTGA
- a CDS encoding flagellar biosynthesis protein, which produces MRDLYRPQQDQADGLRRLFAASRVRFIPVLSNPHVVNGGALLEGLCAAFAELGLHTLVVDAGELSPQPSELAVVDLSACVERLSQQVSYLAARGLPMRHINAHGSAAQFLEKVAEAAPFADVVILHASAAELARMVASREVRPVLLADTDSQSVTHAYAGMKWLSQRAGLMVYSLLMACPPQLRLAERIAQQISSCADGFLGAVLRDWACLDPRQPASAPMPAELRHLARELLMAAPPGAVLEAAADTMPLRPMTRPMLRGRPERAATV; this is translated from the coding sequence ATGCGCGACCTCTACCGCCCCCAGCAAGACCAGGCCGACGGCCTGCGCCGCCTGTTCGCCGCCTCGCGCGTGCGTTTCATTCCGGTGCTGAGCAACCCGCATGTGGTGAACGGCGGGGCGCTGCTGGAGGGGCTGTGCGCCGCCTTCGCCGAGCTGGGCCTGCACACCCTGGTGGTCGATGCCGGCGAGCTCTCGCCCCAGCCCTCGGAGCTGGCGGTGGTCGATCTGTCGGCCTGCGTCGAGCGCCTGTCGCAGCAGGTCTCCTACCTGGCCGCGCGCGGCCTGCCAATGCGCCATATCAACGCCCATGGCTCGGCCGCCCAGTTCCTGGAGAAGGTCGCCGAGGCCGCACCCTTTGCCGACGTCGTGATCCTGCATGCCAGCGCCGCCGAACTGGCGCGCATGGTGGCCAGCCGCGAGGTGCGCCCGGTGCTGCTGGCCGATACCGATTCGCAGAGCGTCACCCATGCCTATGCCGGCATGAAGTGGCTCAGCCAGCGCGCCGGCCTGATGGTCTACAGCCTCCTGATGGCCTGCCCGCCGCAGCTGCGCCTGGCCGAGCGCATCGCCCAGCAGATCAGCAGCTGCGCCGACGGTTTCCTCGGCGCGGTGCTGCGCGACTGGGCCTGCCTGGACCCGCGCCAGCCCGCCAGCGCACCGATGCCCGCCGAACTGCGCCATCTGGCGCGCGAGCTGCTGATGGCCGCGCCCCCCGGGGCCGTGCTGGAAGCGGCCGCCGACACGATGCCGCTGCGCCCGATGACCCGACCCATGCTGCGCGGCCGCCCCGAGCGGGCCGCCACGGTTTGA
- a CDS encoding RNA polymerase sigma factor FliA produces MYTAKGRLDNSSLIKQYSPLVRRLAHQMIAKLPANVEIDDLIQVGLIGLTDALSRFDTGQGVQFETFATQRIRGAMLDELRGGDWMSRGTRRQQREIEAAVHKLEQKLGRAPHESEIAAQMGIGLAEYQELLGKVRGTQLVHLEDMSGDEGDEDYLDRHVADEGSNPSSLLQDQRMREALVAAIKNLPEREQYVMSMYYEHDMNLKEIAAVLKVTESRVCQLHSQSIARLRVKLRDW; encoded by the coding sequence ATGTATACCGCCAAAGGTCGCCTCGACAACTCCTCCCTGATCAAGCAGTACAGCCCGCTGGTGCGCCGACTGGCCCATCAGATGATCGCGAAGCTGCCGGCCAACGTCGAAATCGACGACCTGATCCAGGTCGGTCTGATCGGCCTGACCGACGCGCTGTCGCGCTTCGACACCGGCCAGGGCGTGCAGTTCGAGACCTTCGCGACCCAGCGCATCCGCGGCGCGATGCTCGACGAGCTGCGCGGCGGCGACTGGATGAGCCGCGGCACGCGGCGCCAGCAGCGCGAGATCGAGGCCGCGGTGCACAAGCTGGAGCAGAAGCTCGGCCGCGCCCCGCACGAGAGCGAGATCGCCGCCCAGATGGGCATCGGCCTGGCCGAATACCAGGAGCTGCTCGGCAAGGTGCGCGGCACCCAGCTGGTGCACCTGGAGGACATGAGCGGCGACGAGGGCGACGAGGACTATCTCGACCGCCATGTCGCCGACGAGGGCAGCAACCCCTCGTCCCTGCTGCAGGACCAGCGCATGCGCGAGGCCCTGGTGGCCGCGATCAAGAACCTGCCCGAGCGCGAGCAGTACGTGATGAGCATGTACTACGAGCACGACATGAATCTCAAGGAGATCGCGGCCGTGCTGAAGGTCACCGAATCGCGCGTGTGCCAGCTGCACAGTCAGTCTATTGCAAGGCTGCGCGTTAAGCTGAGGGACTGGTAA